In Streptomyces rapamycinicus NRRL 5491, the genomic stretch CGGAGATTACAGAGATACGCTCGACCTATATCCGCGACCGTTTCGCTTTCGTCCCCGGCGCTCAGCTCACCAGGATCGTCAAGGGATTGGGCGCCACAGACGACGACCTCAAGAACCTCACCACCGTCAGCGACGGGCTGAAGAGCGACCCGACCCTCCCGTTCCGAAAGACCAGGACAGGTCGCTTCGGTTTCGACCCACGGTCCATGCGGGTGCGGCGGCTCGAATTCCAGCCGTTCATGCTGTCCATGGAGGACGACTTCGTACGGCACGACTCCGGCCAGGTGCGCATCTTCGACGAGATTCAGAACGACCTGCAGCTCAACACCGCCCTGCAGGCGCTTTTCGTCTTCAAGTTCATGGTCTTCGAAGGCGTGACGGTCACCCACCGGCCGAAACTGGACTACGACAGCGACCAGTGGATCTGCACGCTGCTCAACGTGAGGACCATCACCGACGGTGACCTGATCGGCGAGCCGGCGCTCGAGGGGGTGCACAGCGACGGCGTCGACCACACCATGACGACCTATCTGGGCAGCGAGAACATGACGGACGACAGCGCCATCACGTTCCTGCACGACATGCGCGAGGTGAACGGCACCCGATGGCACGACACGAACGCCGACCTGGTTCGCGCCAACGCGCAGCACCGTGACTTCCTCGACACGTGCCTGATCGTCGACCACGAGAGCAAGCACAGCGTTTCGACCTTGTACGCCGCCGACAAGTCGAAGTGCGCCACGCGAGACCTGCTGGCCTTCCTGACCCGCAAGCCGGTGGCCGAAGGGCACCACTCGCACTCCTTCGATTCGCTCAAGCCGCACCGGGAGCTTCCCATGACGGTCGACCTGCGCCTCCTCGACAGCACACCGTCCACGTAGCGGCCGCGCCGCGTCAGGCCGAAGAAGTCACGAAGCGGCCCACAAGTCGTGGAGGGATTGCTTCAGCGACACCCGCGGGGACCAGCCCAGCAGCCTGCGCGCGAGCCGGATGTCGGCCTGGGTCCACGCGCCGCCCTTCCTGTGTACCGGGGCCTGCCCCTTCCGCACCAGATGCGGGGGCACGCCCGACACGGAGACGAGAATCCCGGCGAGTTCCCGCATACTGGTGGCGGTCCCCGAACCGATATTGATCAGGCCTCCGGTCGCCCGTGCGCCCGCCGCCAGCACCACGGCCTCGGCGATGTCACGTACGTCGACGAAGTCACGCTGGTCGTCGACGACGGTCAGGTTGAGCGGCGCGTCCTCGCTGGTGGCGCGCAGTTGGGCGGCGAGTCGGCCGAGGAAACCGTGCAGCGGGGCACCAGGTCCGCAGCCATTGGTGAGGCGGAGCACGCAGCCGTCCACGCGCCCCGCCTCCGTGGCGTCCAGGACGATTCGACTGCCGGCCAGCTTGGTGCGCGCGTAGAGGCTGCCGGGGGCGGTCGGGTGGTCCTCCGCGATGGCCGTGCCCTCCGGGACGGGGCCGTACTCGTGCACGGTGCCGAGCTGAAGCAGCCTCGGCCGTCGTCGGAGCGTCGAGACGGCGCGCACCAACCGGTCGACGAGCAGGACGTGCTCGGCCGTCATCCGTTCCTCATCGTCCGCCCCGATGTCGCCCGCCGCGTTGACGACGAGATCGGCGGATCCCACGGCCTCGGCGATGTCCCCGACCGTCGCGGATGCCACGTCGAGCGGAAGGAAGCGGGCCCCGGGAATCGGCTCAACGGGTCTTCTCGCCACGGCCAGGACGTCATATCCCTGGGCGGCCAGCGCTGTGCCGATGTGCCGTCCCAGGAACCCGGTGCCGCCGATGACGACGGCGGAGCTCGCACGCGCATCGATCACATCGTTCATCGTGGCCTGTTACTCCCGGCCATGTGCGTGTCCGCGCGCAGCGCCCGGCACGCCTCGTACGACGGCAGCACGCCGGCGCGCTGGGCCTCGGCCAGCGTCGGCGCGTCCCGGTCGCGTGGGGAGACCAGGTAGTCCATGCCTCCGGGCCAGGGCAGCCCGAGTGCCGGGTCGAAGGCGTCGATCTCGTGCTCGGCGGCCGGGTCGTACTCCACCGACGTCACATAGGCGGCCACCGTGTTGTCCCGCAGGGCGATGAACGCGTGCCCGAGCCCCTCCTCCAGATATACCGCACGGCAGGAGTCGGGGTTCAGCCGGGTGCTGTCCCAGCGGCCGAACGTGGGGGAACCCACCCGCAGGTCGACCACCACGTCAAGCAGCTCCCCTGCGGGGCAGGTCACCACTTTGGCCTGGCCCGGGGGTACGTCCTCATAGTGCACGCCGCGGACGACCCCGCGCCGGGAGAAGCTGTGGTGGACCTGGCCCAGGCGCAGCGGATACCCCACGGCCTCCGAGAAGGCGGTTTCGGTGTAGTGGGCGACGAACGCACCGCGCTGGTCGCGGTGAACGTCGGGTACGAACTCGTAGGCGCCGGACACTGCCAGCTCTCGGACCTTCATCGGCGTCGCTCCGCGGTGAGGTTTTCCAGTACGGGAACCAGATCGTGTGGGGTGGGCGCGTTCAGGTTCTCCTGGCGCAGGCGCTCGGCTCCGCTCTGGAAGGAGGGATCCTTGACCAGCCGTTGCACGCTGTCGTGCAGGACGTCGGCCGTCAGTTCGGAGGCGTGAACGGCGAGTCCCGCACCGGCCTTCGACAGGCTTGTCGCTCTGTTCCACCAATCGGCGTAGCGGATGGTGGGGATGAACTGGGGCACGGCGTTGGCGAGTGCCGTGCCCCAGGAACCGAAGCCGCCGTAGTGGACGATGGCCGAGGCAGTGGGAAGCAGGGCGTGCATGGGGACGAAGTCGACGATACGGGTGTTGTTGGGGACCTTGACGAGCTTCTCGGCTTCATTGGGCGGCAGCGTGGCCACCACGTCAACGTCTATGTCGCCCAGTGTGTCGATCATGTCGGGGATCGGCAGGAGGGTGCCGCCGACCACGGCACGCGTGGAGATGCCGGGAGTCAGGACGACGCGCGGGCGTTCGGGTGGCTCGTGCAGCCAGTCCGGGATCTCGGAGGGTCCGTTGTAGGGGAGGTAGCGGACCGGTATCCGCTCCACCGTCAACGGAAATTGGAGGCTGGTGGGTACCTGGTCGATGGTCCACTGGCCGACCACGACCTCTTCGTCGAACGAGCTGCCGTAGCGGCTGAGGTGCTTGCCGAGCCAATGGGCCATGGGGTCTTCACGGCGCTCCCGCGGACGTTCCGCCTGGCGTTGGAGGAAGACATCGCGCATCGCGGAGTGGTTGTCGAAGCACCACAGC encodes the following:
- a CDS encoding 2OG-Fe dioxygenase family protein, giving the protein MGATDDDLKNLTTVSDGLKSDPTLPFRKTRTGRFGFDPRSMRVRRLEFQPFMLSMEDDFVRHDSGQVRIFDEIQNDLQLNTALQALFVFKFMVFEGVTVTHRPKLDYDSDQWICTLLNVRTITDGDLIGEPALEGVHSDGVDHTMTTYLGSENMTDDSAITFLHDMREVNGTRWHDTNADLVRANAQHRDFLDTCLIVDHESKHSVSTLYAADKSKCATRDLLAFLTRKPVAEGHHSHSFDSLKPHRELPMTVDLRLLDSTPST
- a CDS encoding NAD-dependent epimerase/dehydratase family protein: MNDVIDARASSAVVIGGTGFLGRHIGTALAAQGYDVLAVARRPVEPIPGARFLPLDVASATVGDIAEAVGSADLVVNAAGDIGADDEERMTAEHVLLVDRLVRAVSTLRRRPRLLQLGTVHEYGPVPEGTAIAEDHPTAPGSLYARTKLAGSRIVLDATEAGRVDGCVLRLTNGCGPGAPLHGFLGRLAAQLRATSEDAPLNLTVVDDQRDFVDVRDIAEAVVLAAGARATGGLINIGSGTATSMRELAGILVSVSGVPPHLVRKGQAPVHRKGGAWTQADIRLARRLLGWSPRVSLKQSLHDLWAAS
- a CDS encoding dTDP-4-dehydrorhamnose 3,5-epimerase family protein, which encodes MKVRELAVSGAYEFVPDVHRDQRGAFVAHYTETAFSEAVGYPLRLGQVHHSFSRRGVVRGVHYEDVPPGQAKVVTCPAGELLDVVVDLRVGSPTFGRWDSTRLNPDSCRAVYLEEGLGHAFIALRDNTVAAYVTSVEYDPAAEHEIDAFDPALGLPWPGGMDYLVSPRDRDAPTLAEAQRAGVLPSYEACRALRADTHMAGSNRPR
- a CDS encoding activator-dependent family glycosyltransferase is translated as MRVLFVTLSDRSHLLSMVPLAWSLAVAGHDVQVASSPALVDAIKSMGLTAVPVGEDHNFHEMLARNRGSLENPLSDWSNPTLEAHSWEQALAKLKASVVFSHQVYNDPMIPDLVAYARRWRPDLVIWEPLTYAGPVAARVVGAAHARLLWCFDNHSAMRDVFLQRQAERPRERREDPMAHWLGKHLSRYGSSFDEEVVVGQWTIDQVPTSLQFPLTVERIPVRYLPYNGPSEIPDWLHEPPERPRVVLTPGISTRAVVGGTLLPIPDMIDTLGDIDVDVVATLPPNEAEKLVKVPNNTRIVDFVPMHALLPTASAIVHYGGFGSWGTALANAVPQFIPTIRYADWWNRATSLSKAGAGLAVHASELTADVLHDSVQRLVKDPSFQSGAERLRQENLNAPTPHDLVPVLENLTAERRR